In Gammaproteobacteria bacterium, the genomic stretch TAAATGCCCGCGACGCCATGCCCAAAGGTGGCAAATTGATTATTGAGACCGCCAACACGGCGTTGAAAGACACCTATTCACTTATCCACGGCAAGGAAATCAGCGGCGATTTCATCCTGCTTACCGTCAGCGACACCGGGACGGGCATGACTGAGGAGGTCAAACAGCGCATTTTCGAGCCATTCTTCACCACCAAGGCAAAAGGCAAGGGCACGGGATTGGGCATGAGCATGGTCTATGGTTTTGTGAAGCAGTCAGGAGGTCACATTGATATCCACACCGAGCTGGGGCATGGCACCAGCTTCAAGATTTATCTGCCCAAGGATAGCTCTGCGGAAAACACCATGTCCATTATCGAGAGATGACGAATATCGAGAACAATTGAGAACATGCTGCGATTTTTTTAATCTCAATGCGGCAAACCCCTCAAAGAGTTCTCGCTCCTTCAATCAACACGCCGGTTTGGCCGCGGTGAAATCAGAGGTTGAAATAGTCGGCGTACCCGGCTAGATTCGGGGTTCTGACCCTGTGGTTCGTAACAAATAGTCGTTAAAAAACTTCAAGAAGTATTGTTGTCAGAGCGGTCCGGTCAGCAATAACTGTTTAACACAGCGTGTTTTTTTCTCCATTGCCACCGGCGTTCCGCTTCCGAATGGATAACGCACGTATGAGACTCGATCAATGCGAAACCCAGAGGTGTTATCCGCGATGATTGAAGAATCCGGCCATACCGGCAGGCGCAGGCTCGACGCCTTCTTCGAGGCGCTGCGCGAGGCGCCGAGGCGCGTACTCATGCTGGATTATGACGGCACCCTGGCGCCCTTCCGGCTGGAGCCGCACAAGGCGTTGCCCTATCCGGGTGTGTGCGAACTGCTTGATCGGGTCATTGCGGACAGTGGCACGCGGCTGGCGATCATCAGCGGCCGGTGGATTCGCGATCTGATTCCGATGCTGGAGCTGAAACGCAGACCCGAATTGTGGGGCACGCATGGGCGCGAAAGATTGTGGCCGGACGGGCGGTACGAATTCGCGGAAATACCGCGTGAATCCCACCTCGCGCTGCTGGAGGCGGACGCGTGGGAGACGCAGGTCAGGCTGTTGGGCGGGCGCGTGGAGCGTAAGCCCGCCAGCCTCGCCATTCACTGGCGGGGCATCTCCGCCGCGCGGGTAGATCAGATTCGCGATCACGTCCTGGAGATGTGGGAGAAAATCGAACCGCGGGGCGACCTCGACCTTCGCAGTTTCGACGGCGGGATGGAACTCGTGGTACGCGGCTGCTCCAAGGCCACGGCGGTGAACACGATACTTTCGGAGTCCGGGCCCGGCACGGTGGCGGCGTATCTGGGCGACGATCTGACCGACGAGGACGCCCTCACGGCCTTGCAGGGGCGCGGTCTTGGCGTGCTGGTGTCCGATGCCCCACACCGCACGGCCGCGGATGTTTGGCTCCGCCCTCCGCAAGGGGTGCGCGCCTTTCTCGCACAGTGGGTGCAAATCTGCGGCGGCGCGGAAAAATCATAGCCGCCGCGCAACGGACTAGCGGAATGATATGGAACAACTGAAGCTCGGCCTGATCGGCAACTGCAACATCTCCGCGCTGGTTGATTCACAGGCGCGGATTGTGTGGTCCTGCATGCCCCGTTTCGATGGCGATCCGGTGTTTTGCGCCCTGCTTCGCAAAAACGCGCGGGAGAATCACGGGGCGTTTGCCATCGATCTGCAAAACATCGCCCGCACCGAGCAACGCTACCTGCGCAACACCGCCATTCTCGTCACCACGATGTACGATGATCGGGGCGGCATCGTCGAGGTCACCGATTTCGCGCCGCGATTCCGGGATCTCGGGCGCATGTACCGCCCCATGATGCTGGTACGGCGGATCCGGCGCCTCGCCGGCAGCCCAATGGTTACGGTGCGGCTGGCGCCGACCTTTGATTACGGCGCAAGCAAACCCACGCTCACCTTCGGCAGCCACCACATCCGCTACATCGCGCCCGAACTGGTCCTGAGGCTGACCACCGACCAGTCCATCACCACCATCCTGGAACAGAGATCATTCCTCGTCGACCGGGACGTGACGCTCATACTCGGGCCGGATGAATCGGTGCCGGACACGGTCGGCGAATTGGGCCTGCGGTGGTTCGGCGAGACCCGCAGCTACTGGCAGGAGTGGGTGCGCTTTCTGGGCATTCCCTT encodes the following:
- the otsB gene encoding trehalose-phosphatase, which produces MRNPEVLSAMIEESGHTGRRRLDAFFEALREAPRRVLMLDYDGTLAPFRLEPHKALPYPGVCELLDRVIADSGTRLAIISGRWIRDLIPMLELKRRPELWGTHGRERLWPDGRYEFAEIPRESHLALLEADAWETQVRLLGGRVERKPASLAIHWRGISAARVDQIRDHVLEMWEKIEPRGDLDLRSFDGGMELVVRGCSKATAVNTILSESGPGTVAAYLGDDLTDEDALTALQGRGLGVLVSDAPHRTAADVWLRPPQGVRAFLAQWVQICGGAEKS